In the genome of Syntrophomonadaceae bacterium, one region contains:
- a CDS encoding endospore germination permease, which yields MFTNEKISLNQAAALNTAAGIGTVFLIITQPALETAGRDGWMTIISGYFIGMLIGLLLIPLAKQFPGKTLVQYLPELLGFLPGKVVALVFVLAYGVFSAMLLRQLAEVMGLLYAKTPAIIFTLGLMVLVVYVVRSGFEVFARVAEAVPIIFLSLFLLALLALPDIRWTNFLPMLENGVMPVLQGLPPMIAFAGEAVLFMAFWFPTLSQPNEAKKAVIIGFTIAGLSLTAIFLATVGVFGVAQTQTMNYPIFNLAAFVLVGHFLEEMELLLMIIWVPASLLKVTIFFYPFLVGLGQIFNFHDYKKLSVPLGVAVLIIAHLPQDLFQRIEIGNFLDLYIILPLTMSIPLLLLLSMMKKRR from the coding sequence TTGTTTACCAATGAAAAAATTTCTCTTAACCAGGCTGCCGCTTTAAATACAGCGGCAGGCATTGGCACAGTTTTTCTGATAATCACCCAGCCGGCTCTGGAGACAGCAGGCAGGGACGGCTGGATGACAATAATTTCAGGGTATTTTATCGGAATGCTCATCGGCCTCCTGTTGATTCCCCTAGCCAAACAATTCCCAGGCAAAACCTTGGTCCAGTATCTGCCGGAGCTATTGGGATTTTTGCCCGGAAAGGTGGTAGCACTGGTCTTTGTTCTGGCCTACGGGGTTTTCTCCGCCATGCTCCTCAGGCAGCTGGCCGAAGTAATGGGCCTGCTTTACGCAAAAACCCCTGCAATTATTTTCACTCTCGGTTTAATGGTTTTGGTGGTTTATGTAGTCCGATCAGGCTTTGAAGTCTTTGCCCGGGTAGCTGAAGCTGTCCCCATTATTTTTTTAAGCCTGTTCCTCCTGGCCTTGCTTGCCTTGCCGGACATCCGGTGGACCAACTTCCTGCCCATGTTGGAGAATGGGGTGATGCCGGTTCTCCAGGGCTTGCCGCCGATGATCGCCTTCGCCGGGGAAGCGGTTTTATTTATGGCCTTCTGGTTTCCCACCCTTAGCCAGCCAAATGAAGCAAAAAAAGCGGTAATTATCGGCTTTACCATTGCCGGCCTTTCTCTAACCGCAATCTTTCTGGCAACTGTCGGAGTGTTCGGCGTAGCCCAAACCCAGACCATGAATTACCCTATCTTCAATTTAGCAGCGTTTGTTTTAGTCGGTCATTTTCTGGAAGAAATGGAGCTGTTGCTGATGATAATCTGGGTACCCGCCAGTTTGTTAAAAGTAACGATTTTCTTCTATCCATTCCTGGTCGGATTGGGGCAAATCTTTAATTTCCATGACTATAAAAAGCTTTCTGTTCCCCTGGGCGTCGCCGTCCTTATAATTGCCCACTTGCCGCAAGACTTGTTCCAACGCATAGAAATCGGCAACTTTCTCGATCTTTATATTATCTTGCCGCTAACTATGTCCATCCCCTTGCTGCTCCTGCTTTCGATGATGAAAAAACGCCGTTAG
- a CDS encoding spore germination protein, with amino-acid sequence MKIRRPRIVKHLLPASKPAHGPGETVRHEGSYHPQDDTLSYSLEQNIRLLKDLFGNVSDLMVRNLEITPTEVTGAVVWIDSLVDTKIISDHVLRPLISLKTRDQVEGIGLPTLLEFKNSITAAGTFESASMQQVVAGLLDGKAVVFMDQSLQAFLITAPGFRERSVEEPVTEVVVRGSREGFTESLKTNTGLVRKRLKTPHLRVETLVLGRQTNTRVNLLYLANIANPSVVAEARDRISRIQVDGVIESGYIEEMIEDAPFTLFPTIDNTERPDTLVAQLLEGRVGIMIDGTPFALTAPVVFWQYLQSSEDYYLRYPMASFIRILRYMAFLASLLLPSFYVAAVTFHQEMIPTPLLIATAAAREGVPFPPVLEALLMELTFEALREAGVRMPRPIGQAVSIVGALILGEAAIAAGIVSSSMVITVAGTAIASFVIPSPDAAIATRLLRFPMLLLAGTIGLFGILWGTIFMHIHLCTLRSFGVPYLSPVFPTNYAGIKDIFIRVPHWAMRSRPESVLWRKSRRQSPDTGPPHPPRNGG; translated from the coding sequence ATGAAAATACGCAGACCAAGAATAGTAAAGCATTTACTTCCTGCATCAAAACCTGCTCATGGGCCCGGTGAAACTGTCAGGCATGAAGGCTCTTATCATCCGCAAGACGACACGCTCTCTTATTCCCTGGAGCAGAACATCCGACTGCTAAAGGATTTATTTGGTAATGTCAGCGATCTGATGGTAAGGAACCTGGAAATTACCCCTACCGAGGTAACCGGGGCTGTTGTTTGGATTGATTCTTTAGTAGACACAAAAATAATCAGCGATCATGTTCTGCGGCCTTTAATTAGTTTAAAAACCAGGGATCAGGTCGAAGGCATCGGGCTTCCAACGCTCTTGGAATTCAAAAATAGCATTACAGCTGCCGGAACATTCGAGTCTGCATCAATGCAGCAGGTTGTGGCCGGCTTGCTTGATGGAAAAGCTGTTGTTTTTATGGATCAGAGCCTCCAAGCCTTTCTAATAACAGCGCCAGGCTTTAGGGAAAGAAGCGTCGAAGAACCGGTAACAGAAGTAGTTGTGCGGGGTTCCAGGGAAGGTTTCACTGAAAGTCTGAAAACCAATACCGGTCTGGTGAGAAAGCGGTTAAAGACACCTCACCTGCGAGTAGAAACCTTGGTTCTTGGCCGGCAAACCAACACCAGGGTAAACCTGCTGTATCTGGCAAACATAGCTAACCCTTCGGTGGTAGCAGAGGCCAGAGATCGGATTAGCCGCATCCAGGTGGACGGGGTGATTGAATCTGGCTATATCGAAGAGATGATTGAGGATGCTCCCTTTACCCTGTTCCCTACCATTGACAATACCGAGCGGCCTGACACCCTTGTCGCCCAGCTGTTGGAAGGAAGGGTCGGCATAATGATCGACGGCACACCCTTCGCCCTGACCGCGCCGGTGGTTTTCTGGCAGTACCTGCAGTCCTCCGAAGACTACTATTTGCGCTACCCCATGGCCAGCTTCATCAGAATTCTGCGTTACATGGCTTTCCTGGCCTCCCTGCTTTTACCTTCATTTTATGTTGCGGCGGTTACCTTCCACCAGGAAATGATCCCCACCCCGCTTTTGATTGCTACAGCCGCCGCCCGGGAAGGAGTTCCTTTCCCGCCGGTACTTGAAGCCCTGTTGATGGAGCTAACCTTTGAGGCTTTGCGAGAAGCCGGTGTTAGAATGCCACGCCCGATCGGACAGGCTGTCAGCATTGTGGGAGCGTTAATCTTAGGGGAAGCAGCCATCGCTGCTGGCATTGTCTCTTCGTCAATGGTGATCACGGTAGCCGGAACGGCAATTGCTTCCTTTGTTATCCCAAGTCCCGACGCGGCAATCGCCACCAGGTTGCTTCGCTTCCCCATGCTGCTTCTGGCAGGAACGATCGGGCTTTTCGGCATCCTGTGGGGAACCATTTTCATGCATATCCATTTATGTACCCTGCGGTCTTTTGGCGTCCCCTATCTTTCACCGGTGTTCCCGACAAATTACGCCGGGATCAAGGATATTTTTATCCGCGTTCCCCACTGGGCCATGCGGAGCCGGCCAGAATCGGTGCTCTGGCGGAAAAGCAGGCGCCAAAGCCCTGATACCGGCCCTCCGCATCCCCCGCGAAACGGAGGCTGA
- the thiE gene encoding thiamine phosphate synthase, which produces MGKINVREVFQNSIYGITAEEYSRGRSNAEVVKEMIGAGIKIIQYREKDKTMLAKYRECLELRRITKEAGVLFIVNDHVDLALLVGADGVHVGQDDLPVEAVRRLAGPDMIIGLSTHSPEQAQAALKMEVDYIGVGPIFLTNTKKDVCAPVGLEYLEYVVQNIPLPFVAIGGIKEHNILEVRKRGADCICLVTEIVGAIDIKAKVCQVKASRDCS; this is translated from the coding sequence ATGGGAAAGATCAACGTCAGGGAAGTCTTTCAGAACAGCATTTACGGTATCACAGCCGAGGAGTATTCCCGGGGCCGCAGCAATGCGGAAGTAGTCAAAGAGATGATCGGGGCGGGGATCAAGATCATCCAGTACCGGGAAAAGGATAAGACCATGCTGGCCAAATACCGGGAATGCCTTGAACTGCGGCGGATCACCAAAGAAGCCGGGGTTTTATTTATCGTCAATGATCACGTTGATTTGGCCCTTCTGGTGGGGGCCGACGGGGTGCATGTGGGGCAGGACGACCTGCCGGTGGAGGCGGTGCGCCGGCTGGCAGGCCCGGACATGATCATTGGCCTGTCTACCCATTCTCCGGAGCAGGCCCAGGCAGCGCTGAAAATGGAGGTGGACTATATCGGCGTTGGTCCCATCTTCCTTACCAACACCAAGAAGGACGTCTGTGCCCCGGTGGGCCTGGAGTACCTGGAATACGTTGTGCAAAACATCCCCCTGCCCTTTGTGGCTATCGGCGGCATCAAGGAGCACAACATCCTGGAAGTCAGGAAAAGGGGTGCCGACTGTATTTGTCTGGTAACCGAGATCGTCGGCGCCATTGACATCAAGGCCAAGGTGTGCCAAGTTAAGGCTAGTAGGGACTGTTCTTGA
- a CDS encoding Na/Pi cotransporter family protein, with translation MDLVKIIMVLFGGLGIFILGMQLTSEGLQNYAAHKMKRILGSLTENRVRGVIFGLLATIALQSSSATTVLLVGFVSSSVMSLSQALGVVLGSAVGSTLTVHLIAFKITDYALFFIASGVGMGLLGKKAKIKNLGQAILGFGFIFYGMMLMSSAMSPLRNYPAFLDWLVFLSMYPILVVVVTALFTAIVQGSAASIALGIALVQQGFISLEAGIMMMFGANIGTTATALLASIASSREAKRVALAHLFFKIGGVLLFFPLSDKFIELIQLTSGASAHQIANAHTIFNTVNMLVFLPFTHHLAGLMCRLIPDRVDEEREAKYLDEAVLGVPDLALGGAKSEILRMAKLIHGEMLPLSIRYLEEQREETLAQLKNKEKTLDFLFKATTRYLSQAAQRNLSEEQSEAAIALIYVSNDLEHQGDIIINLTQVSVKMQQEGMGLTKVVWQEIFSMYKKVSENLEFALKAFESDDIELAKKVIKNQPEIQKIEKNLRYYHCRRIQEPDQPSVDTGIHLDILNDLLRINTHSVSIAQAVMGII, from the coding sequence ATGGATTTAGTCAAAATAATTATGGTTTTATTCGGTGGCCTTGGTATTTTTATCCTGGGGATGCAGTTGACTTCCGAGGGGTTGCAGAATTATGCTGCCCATAAAATGAAAAGAATCCTGGGCAGCTTGACTGAAAACAGGGTAAGGGGAGTTATTTTCGGCTTGCTGGCTACCATAGCCCTGCAAAGCAGCAGTGCTACCACAGTACTTTTAGTTGGTTTTGTAAGCTCTTCGGTGATGAGTCTCAGCCAGGCCCTGGGAGTTGTGCTGGGGTCAGCAGTGGGCTCTACCCTTACTGTTCATTTGATTGCTTTCAAGATCACTGATTATGCCCTGTTCTTTATCGCATCTGGTGTGGGCATGGGACTTTTAGGCAAAAAAGCTAAAATAAAAAACTTGGGGCAGGCTATCCTTGGGTTTGGTTTTATTTTTTACGGGATGATGCTGATGTCTTCAGCTATGAGTCCATTGCGGAATTATCCCGCATTTTTGGACTGGCTGGTCTTTCTCTCTATGTATCCTATCCTTGTAGTGGTTGTAACCGCATTATTTACAGCTATTGTTCAGGGGAGCGCAGCAAGTATTGCTTTAGGAATTGCTTTGGTCCAGCAAGGCTTTATCTCTCTGGAAGCAGGGATTATGATGATGTTTGGGGCGAACATTGGGACAACGGCAACTGCCCTGTTGGCCAGTATTGCCTCTTCTAGGGAGGCTAAGCGAGTGGCTTTGGCCCATCTGTTTTTTAAAATTGGCGGGGTTTTGCTTTTTTTTCCGCTCTCAGATAAATTTATTGAATTGATTCAATTAACATCCGGAGCTTCGGCACACCAGATTGCCAATGCCCATACAATTTTTAATACCGTCAACATGCTTGTCTTTCTGCCCTTTACCCATCACCTGGCCGGGTTAATGTGCCGGCTGATTCCCGATAGGGTTGATGAGGAGCGGGAAGCCAAATATCTTGACGAAGCAGTTCTGGGGGTGCCGGATCTGGCTCTCGGAGGGGCTAAGAGCGAAATTCTCCGGATGGCCAAACTGATTCATGGGGAAATGCTGCCTTTATCTATCCGTTACCTGGAAGAGCAAAGGGAGGAAACCTTGGCGCAGCTGAAAAATAAGGAAAAGACCCTGGATTTTTTGTTTAAGGCTACCACGAGGTACCTGTCCCAGGCTGCCCAGCGAAACCTGAGCGAGGAGCAGTCCGAAGCGGCCATTGCCTTGATCTATGTCAGCAATGACCTGGAGCACCAAGGTGATATAATTATCAACTTGACTCAGGTTAGTGTTAAAATGCAGCAGGAAGGAATGGGATTAACAAAGGTGGTTTGGCAGGAGATCTTCTCCATGTATAAAAAAGTCAGCGAGAATCTGGAATTTGCCTTAAAGGCCTTCGAGTCCGATGACATTGAGCTGGCTAAAAAAGTGATCAAAAACCAGCCGGAAATACAAAAAATAGAAAAAAACCTGCGGTATTATCATTGCCGCAGGATTCAAGAACCGGATCAGCCATCGGTTGATACCGGCATTCATCTGGATATACTTAATGATTTGTTGCGAATCAATACCCATTCTGTCAGCATTGCCCAGGCAGTAATGGGCATTATCTAG
- the thiH gene encoding 2-iminoacetate synthase ThiH → MSFYSQHVRFLDFDFDSFFNRVTSGDVSRVLEKSRLDAVDLLALLAPAAEGQLEVMAQKAHRLTLQHFGRAMLLYTPMYLSNYCVNHCSYCGFTAGNKLMRQTLTLDEVEAEAKVIAATGIKHILVLTGESRRHAPVEYIAECVKVLKNFFSSIGIEVYPMDEEEYSCLVASGVDSLTIYQEVYDAEVYDQVHLKGPKKDYRFRLDAPERGCRAGMRAVNVGALLGLGDWRRETFFGGLHAAYLQNTYPEVEMSYSVPRLRPHGGDFIIPHPVTDKNLVQILLALRLFMPRLGLTLSTRERAALRDKLIPLGITKMSADSCTSVGGRTLSGTADQFAVADERNVEEMRQVLINNGYDPVFKDWHPI, encoded by the coding sequence ATGAGTTTTTACAGTCAGCATGTAAGGTTTCTGGATTTCGATTTTGACAGCTTTTTTAACCGGGTTACGTCAGGGGATGTAAGCCGGGTACTGGAAAAGAGCCGCCTTGACGCCGTCGACCTTTTAGCCCTGCTTGCTCCGGCGGCAGAAGGCCAGTTAGAGGTGATGGCCCAAAAAGCCCATCGGTTAACCCTGCAGCACTTTGGCCGGGCGATGTTGTTATATACCCCAATGTACCTTTCTAATTACTGTGTCAACCACTGCAGCTACTGCGGCTTTACAGCCGGAAACAAACTAATGCGGCAAACCCTTACTCTGGACGAGGTGGAGGCGGAAGCCAAAGTAATTGCCGCAACTGGAATCAAGCACATCCTGGTTTTAACAGGCGAGTCCCGCCGGCATGCCCCTGTTGAATACATTGCCGAATGCGTTAAAGTGCTGAAAAATTTCTTTTCCTCCATCGGCATTGAGGTCTATCCCATGGACGAAGAAGAGTACAGCTGTTTAGTGGCGTCGGGAGTGGACAGCCTGACCATCTATCAGGAGGTTTACGATGCCGAGGTCTATGACCAGGTGCACCTGAAGGGTCCAAAGAAGGATTACCGCTTCAGGCTGGATGCGCCGGAACGGGGGTGCCGGGCCGGGATGCGGGCTGTTAACGTGGGAGCCTTATTGGGGTTAGGGGATTGGCGGCGCGAGACCTTTTTTGGCGGTCTGCATGCCGCCTACCTGCAAAACACCTATCCCGAGGTGGAAATGAGCTATTCCGTTCCCCGGCTTAGGCCCCACGGCGGAGACTTTATAATACCCCACCCGGTCACCGATAAAAACCTGGTCCAGATCCTTTTAGCTCTGCGGCTTTTCATGCCGCGCCTGGGCCTTACTCTTTCCACCAGGGAAAGGGCTGCTCTCAGGGATAAACTGATACCCCTGGGAATTACCAAGATGTCGGCCGATTCCTGCACCAGTGTTGGCGGGCGGACACTTTCCGGCACTGCGGACCAGTTTGCGGTCGCCGATGAGCGGAATGTGGAGGAAATGAGGCAAGTGCTGATAAATAATGGCTATGATCCGGTGTTTAAAGACTGGCATCCGATTTAA
- a CDS encoding thiazole synthase gives MEDKLVLGGREIVSRLFLGTGKFPAKEVIPAAIKRSGSQVITMALRRVDFDSPQENVLNYIPKECILLPNTSGARNSEEAVRIARIARAAGCGNWIKIEVITDNKYLLPDNFETIKATEVLAKEGFVVLPYMSPDLMAAKWLQDAGAAAVMPLGAPIGSNRGLKTKELVRILIDEIAVPIIVDAGIGKPSEAAEAMEMGAGAVLVNTAIATAGDPVLMAEAFGLAVRAGRLAYLAGPGVTRDYAEASSPLTGFLQEL, from the coding sequence GTGGAAGATAAACTGGTATTAGGCGGGCGGGAAATTGTGAGCCGGTTGTTTTTAGGCACCGGCAAGTTCCCTGCAAAGGAGGTTATTCCTGCGGCAATCAAACGGTCCGGCAGCCAGGTGATTACCATGGCCTTGCGCCGGGTAGATTTCGACTCCCCCCAGGAGAACGTCCTGAACTATATCCCCAAAGAATGTATCCTCTTGCCCAATACCTCGGGGGCCAGGAACAGCGAGGAGGCGGTGCGGATTGCCCGCATTGCCCGGGCCGCCGGCTGCGGCAACTGGATAAAAATCGAGGTCATCACCGACAACAAGTACCTTCTGCCCGATAATTTCGAGACAATCAAGGCTACCGAGGTTTTGGCCAAAGAAGGTTTTGTAGTGCTCCCTTATATGAGCCCAGACCTGATGGCAGCAAAATGGCTGCAGGATGCGGGAGCTGCCGCCGTAATGCCCCTGGGGGCTCCCATTGGATCCAACCGGGGCCTGAAAACAAAGGAACTGGTCAGGATCCTGATCGATGAAATTGCAGTGCCGATCATTGTTGACGCCGGCATCGGCAAGCCCTCGGAAGCGGCGGAAGCCATGGAGATGGGCGCCGGGGCGGTGTTGGTCAATACAGCTATTGCCACGGCCGGGGATCCGGTTTTAATGGCGGAAGCCTTCGGTTTGGCGGTGAGGGCCGGGCGGCTGGCTTACCTGGCCGGGCCTGGCGTCACCAGGGACTATGCGGAAGCGTCCTCTCCCCTGACCGGTTTCCTGCAGGAACTTTAG
- the thiC gene encoding phosphomethylpyrimidine synthase ThiC, protein MTQLEQARKGIVTPEMSEVAKAEGVGTEVLLAGIAAGEVVIPYNPARKRKAVGIGKGLATKVNANIGTSEAYPDIEKELLKLDIAVKAGADAVMDLSTGGDINLSRQRILKHSPVMIGTVPMYQATVEAMAHKGGMLAMTVDDLFQVIEQHAREGVDFITVHCGLTREAIGRLVREGRVADIVSRGGSFLTGWMLHHDKENPLYTEYDRLLEIARKYDVTLSLGDGLRPGCLADATDRAQIQELIVLGELVERAWEQGVQVMVEGPGHVPMDQIEANVLIEKRLCHGAPFYVLGPLVTDIAPGYDHITSAIGGAIAAAAGADFLCYVTPAEHLGLPGLQDVKDGVVASKIAAHAADIVKNVKGARDRDRKMAEARKNLDWPAQIALSIDPEKSKEYRSAKNPDAEVACTMCGSFCAMKIVSQYLGTSKRRC, encoded by the coding sequence ATGACTCAACTGGAACAGGCAAGAAAAGGGATTGTCACCCCGGAAATGAGTGAGGTGGCAAAAGCCGAGGGGGTTGGGACGGAAGTCCTGCTGGCAGGTATAGCTGCCGGAGAGGTGGTAATTCCTTATAATCCCGCCAGGAAACGTAAGGCCGTCGGGATTGGCAAGGGGCTGGCGACAAAAGTCAACGCCAATATCGGCACCAGCGAAGCCTACCCTGATATCGAAAAAGAATTGTTGAAACTGGATATCGCCGTTAAAGCGGGGGCAGATGCGGTGATGGACTTAAGTACCGGCGGTGACATTAATCTTTCGCGGCAGCGAATTTTAAAGCATTCGCCGGTAATGATCGGCACAGTCCCGATGTACCAGGCAACTGTGGAGGCGATGGCTCATAAAGGCGGCATGCTGGCCATGACAGTTGATGACCTGTTTCAGGTAATTGAACAGCATGCCCGGGAGGGGGTAGATTTTATTACCGTCCACTGCGGCCTGACCCGGGAGGCAATCGGCCGGCTGGTGAGGGAGGGGCGGGTAGCCGATATCGTCAGCCGCGGCGGTTCTTTCCTTACCGGCTGGATGCTGCACCACGATAAGGAAAACCCTCTCTACACCGAATACGACCGCCTGCTTGAGATCGCCAGGAAGTACGATGTAACCTTAAGCCTGGGAGACGGGCTCCGGCCGGGCTGCCTGGCCGATGCCACCGACCGGGCGCAGATCCAGGAGCTGATTGTTCTGGGTGAACTGGTTGAACGGGCTTGGGAGCAGGGAGTGCAGGTGATGGTGGAAGGGCCGGGCCATGTGCCCATGGACCAGATCGAGGCCAATGTGCTGATTGAAAAGCGACTCTGCCACGGGGCTCCTTTCTACGTGCTGGGACCACTGGTGACTGACATTGCCCCCGGGTATGACCACATCACTTCGGCTATCGGCGGAGCAATAGCTGCTGCCGCGGGTGCTGATTTCCTCTGCTATGTTACCCCGGCCGAGCACTTGGGCCTGCCGGGTTTGCAGGATGTCAAGGATGGGGTGGTAGCAAGCAAGATCGCTGCCCATGCTGCCGATATCGTGAAAAACGTAAAAGGGGCGAGAGATCGGGACCGGAAAATGGCAGAAGCCAGGAAAAACCTGGACTGGCCGGCCCAGATCGCCCTTTCCATTGACCCGGAGAAATCCAAAGAGTACCGCAGCGCCAAAAACCCGGATGCCGAAGTAGCGTGTACCATGTGCGGCAGTTTTTGCGCCATGAAGATTGTCAGCCAATACCTGGGCACCTCCAAGCGCAGGTGTTAG
- a CDS encoding Ger(x)C family spore germination protein produces the protein MMLKYFLILAQTMILFSIVGCWDALDISRQAIVSAISLDEAEDPDQLLVGVQVIIPQKVAGGLGQQRQEGEPFANYFAHGKTWSEAMRKIETQLTRSLFLDKTRVLIISQHLAANGIADVLDFLLRTPQSRHRILVVIAKEAPASRFITIVHPLEKETGAALEFLLANQEIHSQTKPISLQELMGYLSEKSVSPVVPVVTLTADKKKLQAEGMGVFRHDRLVGWLNQKQTQIYLLLRNKAIHTLLTTQAPIGPPKPVSFILERGTTSYEPVIREGRLLMQIKIDAVFELIEQRTVIDLTKPETLKTLSARLALQIKEDAQSLVALAQSEYQSDIFHFGSYFHRKYPEEWRQMKENWQEEFFPMVEVQVEANVDIYYTGKTNRPF, from the coding sequence ATGATGTTAAAATATTTTTTAATCCTGGCACAAACCATGATACTATTTAGCATTGTTGGCTGCTGGGATGCCTTGGATATTTCTCGGCAAGCCATTGTCTCGGCTATCAGCCTGGATGAGGCTGAAGACCCGGACCAGCTACTGGTGGGGGTACAGGTAATCATTCCTCAAAAAGTAGCCGGCGGTCTGGGCCAGCAACGTCAGGAAGGTGAGCCCTTCGCCAATTACTTCGCCCACGGGAAGACTTGGTCTGAAGCGATGCGGAAAATAGAAACCCAATTAACCAGAAGCCTTTTTCTGGATAAAACCAGGGTCCTGATTATCAGCCAGCATCTCGCCGCAAACGGAATAGCCGATGTATTGGATTTTCTGCTCCGAACCCCGCAAAGCCGCCACCGGATTCTGGTAGTTATCGCTAAAGAGGCCCCTGCCAGCAGGTTTATTACTATTGTCCACCCCTTGGAAAAAGAAACCGGGGCAGCCCTTGAGTTTCTGTTGGCAAACCAGGAAATCCACTCGCAGACAAAACCCATCAGCCTGCAGGAGTTAATGGGGTATCTCTCCGAAAAAAGCGTTTCTCCGGTTGTACCTGTGGTTACGCTTACCGCAGATAAAAAGAAGCTCCAGGCAGAGGGCATGGGGGTATTCCGCCACGACCGCCTGGTTGGCTGGCTGAATCAAAAGCAAACCCAAATTTATTTATTGCTCAGGAATAAGGCCATCCATACTCTATTGACAACACAGGCGCCAATAGGCCCACCTAAGCCGGTAAGCTTTATCTTGGAAAGAGGCACCACCTCTTATGAGCCCGTTATCCGGGAAGGCCGGCTCTTAATGCAAATAAAAATAGATGCGGTTTTTGAGCTGATAGAACAGCGGACAGTTATTGACCTGACCAAGCCCGAGACCTTAAAAACCCTGTCAGCAAGGTTGGCTCTTCAAATAAAAGAAGATGCTCAATCCCTGGTTGCACTTGCCCAAAGTGAATATCAATCGGATATCTTCCATTTTGGATCCTATTTTCATCGCAAATACCCGGAAGAATGGCGGCAGATGAAAGAAAACTGGCAGGAGGAATTCTTTCCAATGGTTGAGGTACAAGTGGAAGCTAATGTTGATATTTATTACACAGGGAAAACCAACCGCCCATTCTAA
- the thiS gene encoding sulfur carrier protein ThiS encodes MLVVVNRREENLPEGMSLAEFIGSKGLEPGEFIFILNEFVIEREQVGSIILKENDRLEVLRFVGGG; translated from the coding sequence ATGCTGGTAGTTGTGAACCGGCGGGAAGAGAACCTGCCAGAGGGCATGTCTCTTGCTGAATTCATAGGTTCGAAAGGGCTGGAGCCAGGCGAATTTATTTTTATCCTGAACGAGTTTGTGATAGAAAGAGAGCAGGTTGGAAGCATTATCTTAAAAGAGAATGACCGGCTGGAAGTACTAAGGTTTGTGGGAGGCGGTTAA
- the phoU gene encoding phosphate signaling complex protein PhoU: MKTPFNAYDRAILGLQKDLSEMGSKVKENLELAVEALIFQDVNKAAQVIANDDIIDDLDYEIEYEALEIISLQQPLSEDLRILAGVLRIGKDLERISDYAVNIAEVCQSLAGGGDYFKPLVDIPRMCQMAMEMLVKGLSALNNRDLELAREVILADDAIDDLYASLYQELVGYMKKEKDYVEQATHLAFVARYLERVGDHTVNIAEMTIYMVTGQRRLVISR; encoded by the coding sequence ATGAAGACACCCTTTAATGCTTACGATCGGGCCATCCTGGGCCTGCAGAAAGATCTTTCGGAAATGGGCAGCAAGGTGAAGGAAAACCTGGAGCTGGCAGTGGAAGCACTCATCTTCCAGGATGTCAATAAGGCTGCCCAGGTCATCGCTAATGATGACATCATTGATGATCTGGATTATGAGATTGAATACGAGGCCTTGGAGATTATTTCGTTGCAACAGCCTTTATCCGAGGATTTGCGCATCCTGGCTGGGGTGCTCAGAATTGGCAAGGATCTGGAAAGAATAAGCGATTATGCGGTAAATATTGCTGAAGTTTGCCAAAGCCTTGCGGGGGGCGGTGATTATTTTAAGCCCCTGGTGGATATTCCCCGGATGTGCCAGATGGCAATGGAGATGCTGGTTAAAGGCTTGTCTGCCTTGAATAACAGGGATTTAGAGCTGGCCCGCGAAGTTATCCTGGCGGATGATGCCATCGATGATTTATATGCCAGCCTTTATCAAGAATTGGTCGGCTATATGAAGAAAGAGAAGGACTATGTAGAACAGGCCACCCACCTGGCCTTTGTAGCCCGCTACCTGGAACGGGTAGGCGACCACACCGTAAACATTGCCGAGATGACCATTTACATGGTTACCGGGCAGCGACGGCTGGTGATAAGCCGGTAG